Genomic DNA from Salinibacter pepae:
GTAGTCGCTCTGGGTCGTGCCGTCGGGCACGGAGCCGACGCGCGAGATGGCGCCGCTGGCGTGGAGCAGGGCCTCGGTCAGGGCGGTTTTGCCGCTGCCCTGGTGGCCGACCAGGGCAATGTTGCGGATCTGTTGGGCGTCGGAAACGGTCATGGGGACTGGGGGGATTTCCGCAGAACGGCTGAGAAGAGACGGCGGGGCAGAAGCGGCTGATCCACATTCGGACTTCCCCGATTCTTTAAGTTCAAAAAAAGAAAAGGCGGAATCAAGATGGGGACCGGGGCAGAACGGGGCATCCCCGACTGCCAAACGCATGAACCCAGAAGCATGGCCCTCGGCGGCCGAATGGACGTGAAGAACAACCGGGGCCCATTGCGAAACACGGGTTTGGGGGTTGGGGTTCTGAAATTGTCCATTCCCCACAGACTGTGCCCTCACCGCCATGGCTTCGTTCGCATCGTATCAGACTCACCTCAAGGCGTTTGGGATTGGCATCGTCCTCGCCGCGCTGGGCGTGGGGGCCTACCTGCAGTTTGGCCCGTCGGCATCGGCGGGCCTGCCGACAGTGACGGTGTACAAGAGCCCCTCGTGTCAGTGCTGTTCGGAGTGGGTCGCCCACATGAAGGAGGAGGGCTTCGAGGTCGAGGTGCAGTCGAAACTACGCATGAAGCCTGTGAAGAAGCAGGTGGGGCTTCCCGCCTCGCTTGCGGCCTGCCACACGTCCGTGGTGGGCAACTATGTGGTCGAGGGGCACGTGCCGGCGCAGGAGGTGAAGCAACTGCTCCGGGAGCAGCCGGACGTCCGAGGCCTCAGCGTGCCGGGCATGCCCGTCGGGTCCCCGGGCATGGAGCGGGGGAATCGGGTGGAACCGTACGAGGTTGTGACGTTCACCCCATCGGGGGAGACCACGGTGTTTGCCCAATACGGACAGTAGGCCATGTCTCGTCCCCCTTCCCGCCGCCGGATGATGTGCGCTCGGGTTCTGCTACTGCTGTCCGTGACCGGGCTCGTCCTGGCCTGCGGGACGGGGCCATCGTCGGGGGGCTACGAGCAGGCCGTCATGCAGGACCGCGTGCAGCGGGACATGCAGATGCGGGAGAAGGAGAGCGTACTGCCCCCCGGCCGCCGGGAGGCCTTCCGAGGGCTCAACTTCTACGAGGTGGACCCGGCCTACCGGTACACAGTGCCGCTCCGGCGGTTCGAGACGCCCGACACGGTGATGATCCCCGAGAGCACGGGCGATCTGCGCCCCCAGCAGCGGGTCGGGGAGGTCACGGTGCCGCTCCCGGAGGGGCCGGAAGAGCTGGTCGTGTTTCGCGGCGAGGGCGATATGCCGCGCGGGCGACTGTGGATTCCGTTTGCCGACTCCACCAACCGCCACGCCACGTACAAGGGAGGGCGCTATGTGGACCTGCGCCCGACCGATTCGGACTCGGTCGTGGTCGACTTCAACCGGGCGTACAATCCCACCTGCGCCTACAATCCGGACTTCGCGTGCCCGCTGCCGCCCCCGAAGAACCGAATCGCCGTGCCGGTGGGGGCGGGGGAGAAGCGCCCCACCTTCGGAGGATAGGGCGAATTGCATCTGCGAGCCGAGGCAAATACCTTGCAGGCCTGGCCAGGGGTACCCGTTGCTCGTCGAGCACGGGCTGAGACATACCCTTCGAACCTGATCCGGCTCGCACCGGCGCAGGAAGTGCTTCGGCACCGTCCGGAGACGCGTGCATGAGCGACGTACCGTCTGGCTCTACCGTATTCCTCGTACCAGGAAGCCAGTCTCTCATGCGTGATCTCGACTCGCAAGTTGTCGTCATCACCGGGGCCAGCCGTGGGCTCGGCGCCGCCATTGCCCGGGCCTTCGGGCGGGAGGGCGCCCGCGTGGTGGTCAACTACTACCAGAGCCCGGATCGGGCCGAGGCCGTCGCCGCCGACATCGGCGACCGGGCCCTGCCCGTCCAGGCCGATGTGCGCGACCCGGACGCCGTGCAGGCGATGATCGACACCGCCACGGGCCACTTCGGGGCGCCCGTCACGACCGCCGTCCACAATGCCCTGATCGACTACCAGTTCGACGCGGCACATCGGGAGACCGCCGATACCATCGACTGGGCGGACTATCAGGCGCAGGTGGAGGGGTCGGTGAAGGGGGCCCTGCACCTGCTCCAGGCCTGCCTTCCCGAGATGCGGGCGGCGGGGGAGGGGCGGTTTGTGGGCATCAGCTCCAACCTCGTACAGGCCCCGGCCGTCCCGTACCACGACTACACCACCGGCAAGGCGGCCCTTCTCGGGTTCACGCGCAACATGGCGGGCGAGCTCGGAGCGGAGGGCATCACCGTGAACCTGGTGTCGGGCGGGCTGCTCGACGAGACGGACGCCAGCGCGGCCTCGTCGGACGCCGTGTTCGACGCCATCCGCCAGAACACCCCGCGCGGCACGGTGACCACCCCGGAGGAGGTGGCCGACGCGGTGCTCTTCTTCGCGTCCCCCTGGGCCCGGGCCGTCACGGGGCAGAACCTGATCGTGGACGGCGGCCTCGTGATGCAGTAGCCCCCGCCCGAATCGTGCTCCCCTCACCTCCATCCCGCGCTCGTGATTCTTCTTGCCCTCGAAACCGCAACTTCCACCTGTGGCGCGGCCGTCCTGGACGGCGACACGGTGGTTGCGGAGGCCCACCTCCACCGCCCCCGTGTGCACGCCGAGCGCCTGACCCCGCTGGTCGAAGATGTGCTCGACCACGCCGACGCGACGCCGGCGGCCCTGGATGCCGTGGCCGCATCGATGGGGCCGGGGTCGTACACGGGCCTCCGCATCGGGGTGAGCACGGCAAAGGGATGGGCGCTGTCCACCGACGCGGCGTTCGTGGGGGTGCCGACGCTGGCGGCCTACGCCGCCCAACTGCGTCCGGTCGCCGCGCCCGGAGATGTAGTGTGCGCACTGCTCGACGCCCGTCGGGACGAGGTGTACGCCGGGGCGTACCGGCGAACGATCGAGGGAATGGAGGAGCACGCGTCCCCGACGGCGCTGCCGGTCGACGACCTGTCCGGCTGGGTGGGGAGGGTGGACGGGCGGCTGTGGCTCGTCGGGGACGGGGCGCCGAAGAGTCGGGCGGCTCTCGGCGACGCGTTCACGTGCACGGTGCTCCCCGCCGACGAGAGGCCCCCGTCGGCGGGGGGGGTGGCCCGCTGCGGCCGCCGGCAGCTTGCGATGCACGGCCCCGACGACATGGCGACGGTCGAACCGTTGTACGTAAAAGACGTGCATGCCACCCCGGCCCCGTCCCCCTTCGACTGAGTTTCGTTTGGACTTTACGGGCGGCGTTTCTGATTTTCTGCTAGGGCGATCCCCGCCCCCTGGGCCCCCTGCTGGTTCGCACACGATTTTTCCCACTCGTCACCTCCCCTGCTATGCCCTGGTTTCGGCGCGAGAAGGCCGGCATTCGTACCACCCGCGAAGAACAGAATGAAATGCCGGAGGGGCAGTGGGTGAAGTGCCCGGAGACCGGCGAAATCACCAACCGGCGCGAACTGGAAGAAAACCTGCTCGTCTTCCCCGGGTCGGGGTACCACTTCGGGATGGACAGCCACCAGTACTTCGGCTTCCTGTTTGACGACGGCGACTACGACCTGCACGACACCGACCTCCGCTCGGTGGACGCCCTCAATTTTGAGGACCGCAAGCCCTACAGCCAGCGGCTGGAGAGCGCCGTGGAGGAGACGGGCCAAAACGAGGCCGTTCAGGCGGCCACCGGCTCCGTTGGGGGACATCCCGTGTCGATGGCGGGCATGGACTTTAGCTTCATTGGGGGATCGATGGGATCGGTCGTTGGGGAAACTGTGGCCCGGGCGATCAAGCGCGCCTACACGGAGGGCATGCCGCTTATTACCATTGCCCAGAGCGGCGGGGCCCGCATGATGGAAGGGGCCCTCAGCCTCATGCAGATGGCCAAGACGAGTGCGCACCTTACCCGGCTCGACGAGGCGGGGCTGCCGTTCATCTCCATCCTAACGCACCCCACCACGGGCGGCGTCACGGCCTCCTTCGCAATGCTCGGGGACATCCACATCGCCGAGCCGGACGCGCTGATCGGGTTTGCCGGGCCGCGCGTGATCCGGGAAACGATTGGGTCCGATCTGCCGGAGGGGTTCCAGAAGTCGGAGTTTTTGCAGGAGCACGGGTTCGTCGACATGATCGTGGACCGGCGTCGCCTCCGCCGTCGCATCATCCGGCTGCTCAACCTCCTGATGGAGTAGGCTGCCCCCTCCATTTTCGCCCCGTCTTGGTGCCGGCCTCCGCTCGTTGAGACCGGCCCTTTATTTTTTTGTGCGGCGAAACGTTATCCTTCCCGACGGGCAGAGAAGATTGGTCGGGTCCCGTCCCGACCCGCCACCTCCAGACCGGGAGGCCCTCTGCGTGGGGGCCGGACATCAGGCCACGATCGGACCGTGAAAGGCCTTCCCGAGCGCCCAGGTCTCATTACGAGGGTGTGAAGAATGCCTGGTGGCATCTCCGAAACCCCATCGACGGAGATGGCTATCATGGAATGTCGTTCGGTCTTGATTCTCGCTTCGTACTTTCCGCGGATACCTCCTCCGATCCTCATGAAACGAATATCGCTCCTCCTCAGCATCGCACTTTGTCTCGTGGTCTGGGGCCTCCCCGCTTCGGCCCAGACGACGCCCACCGGTTCGGCCGTTCAGATGAACGGCTTTAGCCGTGCCCTGGATGTGGAGGGCGACCGGGTGTTCGTTGGGGAATCGCAGAACATCCACACCCCTGGGCGGGTGTACGTCTACGAAGACGAAATGGACGGCTGGACGGAAGCCGCCTACTTCGAGGCGACCGACGGTGAAGTCGGCGACAGCTTTGGCTCGGCCCTCGACGCGGCGGGCGATCAGGTCGTTGTGGGGGCCCCGTCGGCCAACGCTGCCTACGTGTTTGAACCGGGCGCGGACGGGTGGGCCCAGAGCGCCCGCCTGACGGCTGCCGACAGCACCTCGGACTTCGGGCAGAGCGTGGTGCTGGACGGCGATCGGCTCTTCGTCGGTACCTCCGCGACCGTGTCGATGACGGAGGGGGACACGCTGACGACTGGTGCCGTCCACGTCTTCGAGCGGCAGGACGGGACTTGGCAACAGACCGAAACGCTCCGGAGTGAGAAGGTGGGGGCGGACGCCGGGTTTGCGAGTGCCCTGCTCACGTCCGGGGACCACCTGCTCGCCACGGCGCCGCAGCACGAGGGAGGGGCCGTCGTGGCCTTCCACCAGGGCACCGACGGCTGGACGGAGCTCCAGACCATCACGCCCGGAGAGCTAAGCAGCAACGCCCGATTTGGTACGGCGATCGAGGCGGTCGGGGATCAGGTGCTCGTCGGCGCCCCGCGGGCCTACGACGCAACGGGGCTGGCGTACACCCTCTCGTTCGACGCGGAGGCGGAGAGCTGGACCGTCGACGGCCGGCTTCTTCCGTTCGACGGTGCATCCCGTCACCTCTTCGGGGCGGCCTTCGCCTACAACGGCACGGACCTGTGGGTCGGGGCGCCGGGCGCGTCGGACCGGAGCGGGGCCCTCTACCGCTACGGACACAGCGAGGGGGCCTGGACCGGCGTCACCCGGGTGACGCACCCCGGGACGGAATCCGGCAATGGACTGGGGGCTACGCTCGCAGGCAATGAGGACGTGCTTGCGACGGGGCTGCCAGGGGACGACCACGGAGCCGGCACGATGGGGCTCTACGCCATCGCGTCCGGCGAGTGGACTCGCACGACCCCCATTGCCCCCTCGACCGGACAGGCCCTCAGTGCCATGACGGGCGAGGAGCGAGACTGCACGGACGGCAGCGTCGCCCAGTTCTCCTGTGAAGGCGTCGACATGAAATCCTTCCTCCCCATCAAGGCCATTGGCGGTGAGCGCGGCATCAGCCTGAACGACATCTGGGGCTGGACCGACCCGGAGACGGGAACGGAGTACGCCCTCGTAGGCCGGACCGACGGAACGGCCTTCGTGGACGTGAGCAACCCAACCAATCCGCGATTCGTGGGCGAACTGCCGCTGACGGAGGGCGCCCGGATTAACTCCTGGCGGGACATCAAGGTCTACGACAACCACGCGTTCGTGGTGGCGGACAACGCCGGGGATCACGGCATGCAGGTCTTCGACCTGACCCGTCTCCGCGACGTGGACGCCGACCAGATGCCCGTGACGTTCGACCACGACACCCTCTACGATCAGGTCAACAGCGTCCACAACGTGGTCATCAACGAGCAGACGGGCTACGCCTACGCCGTGGGCAGTAGCGGCGGCGGCAAGACCTGTGGCGGCGGGCTCCACATGATCAACATTCAGGACCCACTCAATCCCACCTTTGAGGGCTGCTTCTCCGACCCCTCCACGGGCCGCTCCGGCACCGGCTACAGCCACGATGCCCAGTGTGTCGTCTACGAAGGCCCGGATCCCGAGTATCAGGGCCGCGAGATCTGCGTCGGCTCCAACGAGACGGCGATCAGCGTCGCGGACGTCACCAACAAGGACAGCACCTCGGCCATCTCGACGGCCTCGTACCCGGATTACGGCTACGTTCACCAGGGCTGGTTCGACGAACAGCAGCGCTACTTTTACCAGAACGACGAGCTGGACGAGCTGCAGGGCAAGGCGGGTCAGACCCGGACGCTGGTGTGGGACATGAAGGACCTCGACAACCCGAAGCTGGTGAACCAGCTGTACCTGTCCAACGAGTCCTCCGACCACAACCTTTACGTGCGGGGCACCACGATGTACCAGTCCAACTACAAAAGTGGACTGCGCATCCTCGACATCAGCGACCGCGAAAGCCCAGAAGAGGTGGCCCACTTCGACACGCAGCCGTACGACAGCAATGAGGCGGGCTTCCAGGGCTCCTGGAGCAACTACCCGTACTTCGAAAGCGGCATCATCATCGTGTCGAGCATTGGCGAGGGCCTGTTCGTGTTGGAGGAATCACAGCAGGAGCTCTAGAACAGGGTGTCGGGGCCCGCGGCGGCATCGTCCGCGCGGCCGCACTGGTTTGATTTTCCCGAACCGATATTCTCACGCGTGATCATGCGTCGTTTCCTTTCGCTTTTGATCGTCGGCATGCTCCTGTGCGCCACACTTCCGGCGTGGGGGCAGGCCTCAAGCCCGAAGCTGTACGTGTGCAATCAGGGCGAGGCCACCGTCTCGGTGATCGACATGGCGTCGATGGCCGTCGAGACGACCGTTGACCTCAAGGAACGCGGGTTCTCGGAGAACGCGAAGCCGCACCACGTCGTGGCCGAGCCCGACGGGAGCCACTGGTACGTGAGCCTGATCGGGGCGAACACGATCCTCAAGATAAACCGGCAGAATGAGATCGTTGCGCGCCTCGACGACTTCGAGGTGCCGGGGCTTCTGGCCCTCGATCCGTCGAAGGACGTGCTGTACGCGGGCCGATCGATGAGCGCCGTGAACCCGCCGAAGAGCCTGGGCATGATTCAGCGGTCCGACATGGAGATCATGGAACGGGTCGGGACGTTTTTTCCGCGTCCTCATCCCCTGGCCGTGACGCCAAACGGGGAGCACGCCTTCATTGCGAGCCTGGGCACCAACCAGTTGATGGGCATCAACACGGACACGCGCGAGACGCAGCTGACGCGGCTGGAGGGGACGACCCAAACCCCGGTCCAGTTTGCGGCGACGGCCGACGGGGCAACGCTCATTGCCGGGGGCCAGAAGACGGGCCAGCTCCTCGTGTTCGACGCCAGTGAAGCCCCGTCCCTGTCCGTGACCGACACCCTCGCGGTGGGGAGCCAGCCGTGGCATCCCGTCATCGGTCGCCAAAGCGGCCTGGCTTACGTCCCGAACAAGATGTCGAACTCGATTAGTGTGGTGGACGTCGACAACGCGTCGGTGCAGGCTACGATTCGGGGGGACGGCCTCGCCCAGCCCCACGGCACGGTCCTCTCGGCCGACGGACGGCATCTCTTCGTGTCCAACAACAACCGCGAGGGCACCTACGAGCCCCGTGGAGACAATCCCGAGGCCGGAACGGTGACGGTGATCGACACGCGAACCAACGAGATCGTGAAGGTAATCGAGGTGGGGACTTATCCCACCGGGGTTGGCACCTTTGGCGGGGCGCAGCCCACTGGCTCCTAGCGGCCGGTCGAATCCTCGTGCTCCGCTGACGTGACTGCCCTTGTCGTCTCGATGCCACATGCTCGTGCCTTCCTCGTCGGCCTCATCGGAATCTTCCTGGTGGGCTGTGCCGGGTCCTCGCAATCGGTGTCTCCGGACGCCTCGTCGGCCTCGTTTCCGGACGACTACCAGCGCGTAGTGGCGCCGTCCATTGAGGTCGCCGACACCGACGGCGCCCTCATTTCGAACCCGTTCTACGGCGGCTTCAACGCGCCGCGCCCGCAGTTTGTGGACATTGACGGGGACGAGGACTCGGATCTCTTTGTCCAGGAACGTCCCGGCCAGCTCGCGTTTTTCGAGCACGTCACCGAGGGGGACTCCTCGCGCCTCGTGTGGCGCACGGACCACTACCGGGACCTGCAAATCGGCGAATGGTACCGGTTTGCGGACCTTGACCAGGACGGGGTGCCCGATCTGCTCACGGAAGAGCCGTACAGCCATCTCCGCGCCTATCGGAACGTCGGCTCGGCCACGGCGCCGACGTTTGAGCTGTACGCCGACACGTTGCGGACCGTGGAGGGGGAGCCCATCTTCTCGGACCGTCAGAACATCCCGAACGTCACGGACCTTGGCTGCAACGGTCGGCTGGACCTCTTCCTGGGGCGGCTCGACGGGACCATCACCCGCTACGAGTCGGTCGACGGGACGGAAGGCATGCCCCAGTTCGCCCACGTGACGGACGAGTTTGAGGGCATTAGGATTGTCGGGGGGACGGGCCAGAAGGGGCCGTCGCTTCACGGGGCCAACACCCTCACCTTTGCGGACGTGGACGGCGACGGCGATTCCGACTTGTTCTGGGGCGACTTCTTCGAGCCTGGACTGCTCCTCATCGAGAACACGGGGACCTGCGGCAACCCCGTTCTCAGTGGACAGCCGGAGCGCTTTCCGTCGTCGAATCCGCTTTTGACCAGCGGGTACAACGCCCCCGCCTTTACCGACTGGTCCGGCAACGGACGCCCGGATTTGTTCGTGGGGGTCCTCGGGGGATCGAGCGGGTCCAACAGCAGTCTCGCGGACAACTTCTACTTCTACGAGCACACGGCGGACGGATATCAGCTCCGGACGCGCCAGTTTGCGGGGGGAATCGACGTGGGGAGCGAAAGCACCGTCGCCCTCGGGGACATTCAGGGAGACGGCCAGACCGACGTGCTCGTGGCAAACAAAATCGACCCGACCCAGGGCGAGACTTCTCTGGTGTACCCGCTGACCCCCACCGGTGACGACGGCCCCCCTCGCCTCCGGAAACGTTCGCCCCTGGACCTGCCGGACGCGTACCGTTACGCCCCGGCCCTCGCTGACCTGAACGGCGACGGGACCGACGACCTCATTCTCGGGACCTGGCAGGGCGCCCTCTCCTACCACGAGAACCAGGGCGACGGCACGTTTGACGCGGTCGATGGGGCCCTGGAAGGCCTGTCGGGCGGGAGCAACGTCGTGCCGGCCCTGGGAGACGTGACGGACAATGGCGCGCCGGACCTCGTGCTGGGCACTGCCAGCGGGACCCTCACGCTCCACCGCAACACGGGGGGGGAGGCGTCCCCGAATTTCGCCTCGGAGGGCGTCACGCTCGCAGAGCTGAACGGACGGGCCGCCCCCACGCTCCACGACGCGACCGGCGATGGGCGGTTGGACCTGCTGGTCGGGACGAAGACGGGGCTGGTCCTGCTTCGCAACCAGGGCGGCACCGATGGCTTGAAGTTCGGGCCGCCCACCTCAGTTAACCTCGACGGCATTCCCCGAAATGCTACGCCAGCCTGGGGGGACCTGGACGGGGATCGCAGAACGGACCTCGTCGTGGGGGGGAAGCGTGGCGGGCTTGTCCTCTTCCAGCCCTCGTCCGCCACGGAGTAGAGGGACTTGGGGCGCTCGTGCCCGGGATCATCACCACAGCCCCGTGAGCACATCCCCGAGCGAGGTCGACGAGGAGGTGCCGTCGTCCGGGGGGGACGCCCCTGCCTCGTCCAGTGCCTGATTCAAGGCGCGCAGGCCAGAGCGGAACTGATTCGTAAGCCGATCGCGCGTCTCCTCCGATAGGGCCTCGTACGCCCCGTCCCGAAGGGCCGTCAGGGCGCGGCGGTGGTGTTTCCGGGCCCGTTGCAGTTCCTCCTCGGGCCGGCCCTGCAACTGCTCGACCGCCTCCTCAAGACTCGATGCGGGACGGTCGAGAGGCAGCTTGGCGGGCGAAAACGAGCCCTCGGAATCGGGAGACGCCTCGTCAGACTGAGCGGACACCGTGGGGGCAAGCATATTGGAAAGAGCGCAGGCGATGGGCGACGTACCGACGGGCATGCGAATTCGCGCCGGCCTGCTGACTTAGGCCGACACAGAATAGAAATAGGCATCCTTTAAATATGGAACCGCTTCCAAACTAGGAGTGCGCCCACATCTTTTTGTCAGAAACCGGTCAAGATTCAGCGACGAGTTCTGGAATGTACGGTACCTCTCCGTTGAACCGCCTGATAGAGCCCCCGACTGGACCGTGACGCGGACGATGACGTCGGTGAAATTTCTGAAGGACCGGTCAAAACCCAACAGATGCGAGCGGATTCAATTCCTTTGTGACTCTTCTCTGCAAACAATCGCGATGCGGACATGACGGAGGTCCTGAACGACCGGACGGATCAGTTTCAGCTCGAGTCGGACTTTGAGCCCATGGGCGACCAGCCGCAGGCGATCCGCGAGCTCGTGGACGGGGTTGGGCGGGGCGACGAGCACCAGACCCTGCTCGGGGCCACGGGGACGGGCAAGACCTTCACCGTGGCAAACGTGATCGAGGAGGTGAACAAGCCGACCCTCGTCATGAGTCACAACAAAACCCTGGCGGCCCAGCTCTACGGGGAGCTGAAGCAGTTCTTCCCCGATAATGCTGTTGAGTATTTTATCTCGTACTACGACTACTACCAGCCGGAGTCGTACATCGTCCCCAACGACACCTACATCGAGAAGGACGTGGCCATCAACGACCGCATCGAGCGGCTGCGGCTCCGGGCCACGTCCGAACTCGTCAGCGGGCGGGACGACGTGATCGTGGTGGCGAGCGTGTCGTGCATCTACGGCCTCGGTTCGCCCGCGGAATTCCAGAAAGAGATCCTGCCGCTGGAGCGGGGCCTGGAGGTGGAGCGCAACGACCTGCTGCGCCGTTTCATCGACCTGTTCTACGAGCGCAACGACATCGAATTCACGCCCGGCACCTTTCGGGTCCGTGGGGACGTGGTGGACATCTTCCCGGCCTACCGCGAGGAGATCGCCCTTCGAATCGAGTTCTGGGGCGACGAGATCGACCGCCTGGCCCTGTTCGAGCCGGAGAGCGGGCGCGAACTGGAGGAGGTGAACCAGTTTACCCTGTACCCGGCGCAGATCTTCGTCACCCCGGACGATCGCCTGGAACGGGCCATCGAGGACATCAAGGAGGAGCTGCGCTGGCGGCTGGCGGTGCTGCGGGAGGAAGGCAAGATGGTGGAGGCCCAGCGCCTGGAGCAGCGCACCATGTTCGACCTTGAGATGATGCAGGAGGTCGGCTACTGCTCGGGCATTGAGAACTACTCGCGGCACCTGACCGGCCGCGAGCCGGGCGAGCGCCCCTACTGCCTGCTCGACTACTTCCCCGACGACTTCATGCTGGTGGTGGACGAGAGCCACGTCACGATCCCGCAGGTGCGGGCCATGTACAACGGCGACCGGCAGCGCAAGCTGAAGCTGGTGGAGCACGGCTTTCGCCTCCCGTCGGCCCTCGACAACCGCCCCCTCACGTTCGAGGAGTTCGAGGAGCTGACGCCGCAGACCATCTACATGAGCGCCACCCCGGCCGACTACGAGCTGGAGCAGAGTGGGGGCGTCTTCGTCGAACAGGTGGTGCGCCCCACCGGCATTCCCGACCCCGAGGTCGACGTCCGGCCGACCGGGAATCAGGTGGACGACCTGATGGAGGAGATTCGCAAACGCGCCGAGAAGGGCGAGCGCGTGCTCGTAACGACCCTTACGAAGCGGATGACCGAGGACCTGGCCGACTACCTCGACAGCTACGGGGTGGACGTCCGCTGGATGCACTCCGACATCGACGCCCTCGAACGGGTGGACATCATTCGCGGGCTGCGCCTGGGGGAGTACGACGTGCTCGTGGGCGTGAATCTCCTGCGGGAGGGGCTGGACCTGCCGGAGGTATCGCTCGTGGCCATCCTCGACGCGGACCAGCAGGGCTTTCTGCGCTCGGAGACCTCGCTGATCCAGACGGCCGGCCGTGCCGCCCGCAACGTGAACGGGGAGGTGATTCTGTACGCCGACGAAATCACCGACGCGATGCAGAAAATGATCGACGAGACCGAGCGGCGGCGCGAGCGGCAGCTTGAGTACAACGAGACACACGACGTAACGCCGGAACCGATCCGGAAGTCCCCCGACGAG
This window encodes:
- the tsaB gene encoding tRNA (adenosine(37)-N6)-threonylcarbamoyltransferase complex dimerization subunit type 1 TsaB gives rise to the protein MILLALETATSTCGAAVLDGDTVVAEAHLHRPRVHAERLTPLVEDVLDHADATPAALDAVAASMGPGSYTGLRIGVSTAKGWALSTDAAFVGVPTLAAYAAQLRPVAAPGDVVCALLDARRDEVYAGAYRRTIEGMEEHASPTALPVDDLSGWVGRVDGRLWLVGDGAPKSRAALGDAFTCTVLPADERPPSAGGVARCGRRQLAMHGPDDMATVEPLYVKDVHATPAPSPFD
- a CDS encoding 3-oxoacyl-ACP reductase, with amino-acid sequence MRDLDSQVVVITGASRGLGAAIARAFGREGARVVVNYYQSPDRAEAVAADIGDRALPVQADVRDPDAVQAMIDTATGHFGAPVTTAVHNALIDYQFDAAHRETADTIDWADYQAQVEGSVKGALHLLQACLPEMRAAGEGRFVGISSNLVQAPAVPYHDYTTGKAALLGFTRNMAGELGAEGITVNLVSGGLLDETDASAASSDAVFDAIRQNTPRGTVTTPEEVADAVLFFASPWARAVTGQNLIVDGGLVMQ
- a CDS encoding DUF1684 domain-containing protein produces the protein MSRPPSRRRMMCARVLLLLSVTGLVLACGTGPSSGGYEQAVMQDRVQRDMQMREKESVLPPGRREAFRGLNFYEVDPAYRYTVPLRRFETPDTVMIPESTGDLRPQQRVGEVTVPLPEGPEELVVFRGEGDMPRGRLWIPFADSTNRHATYKGGRYVDLRPTDSDSVVVDFNRAYNPTCAYNPDFACPLPPPKNRIAVPVGAGEKRPTFGG
- a CDS encoding choice-of-anchor B family protein; this translates as MKRISLLLSIALCLVVWGLPASAQTTPTGSAVQMNGFSRALDVEGDRVFVGESQNIHTPGRVYVYEDEMDGWTEAAYFEATDGEVGDSFGSALDAAGDQVVVGAPSANAAYVFEPGADGWAQSARLTAADSTSDFGQSVVLDGDRLFVGTSATVSMTEGDTLTTGAVHVFERQDGTWQQTETLRSEKVGADAGFASALLTSGDHLLATAPQHEGGAVVAFHQGTDGWTELQTITPGELSSNARFGTAIEAVGDQVLVGAPRAYDATGLAYTLSFDAEAESWTVDGRLLPFDGASRHLFGAAFAYNGTDLWVGAPGASDRSGALYRYGHSEGAWTGVTRVTHPGTESGNGLGATLAGNEDVLATGLPGDDHGAGTMGLYAIASGEWTRTTPIAPSTGQALSAMTGEERDCTDGSVAQFSCEGVDMKSFLPIKAIGGERGISLNDIWGWTDPETGTEYALVGRTDGTAFVDVSNPTNPRFVGELPLTEGARINSWRDIKVYDNHAFVVADNAGDHGMQVFDLTRLRDVDADQMPVTFDHDTLYDQVNSVHNVVINEQTGYAYAVGSSGGGKTCGGGLHMINIQDPLNPTFEGCFSDPSTGRSGTGYSHDAQCVVYEGPDPEYQGREICVGSNETAISVADVTNKDSTSAISTASYPDYGYVHQGWFDEQQRYFYQNDELDELQGKAGQTRTLVWDMKDLDNPKLVNQLYLSNESSDHNLYVRGTTMYQSNYKSGLRILDISDRESPEEVAHFDTQPYDSNEAGFQGSWSNYPYFESGIIIVSSIGEGLFVLEESQQEL
- a CDS encoding YncE family protein, which encodes MRRFLSLLIVGMLLCATLPAWGQASSPKLYVCNQGEATVSVIDMASMAVETTVDLKERGFSENAKPHHVVAEPDGSHWYVSLIGANTILKINRQNEIVARLDDFEVPGLLALDPSKDVLYAGRSMSAVNPPKSLGMIQRSDMEIMERVGTFFPRPHPLAVTPNGEHAFIASLGTNQLMGINTDTRETQLTRLEGTTQTPVQFAATADGATLIAGGQKTGQLLVFDASEAPSLSVTDTLAVGSQPWHPVIGRQSGLAYVPNKMSNSISVVDVDNASVQATIRGDGLAQPHGTVLSADGRHLFVSNNNREGTYEPRGDNPEAGTVTVIDTRTNEIVKVIEVGTYPTGVGTFGGAQPTGS
- the accD gene encoding acetyl-CoA carboxylase, carboxyltransferase subunit beta, giving the protein MPWFRREKAGIRTTREEQNEMPEGQWVKCPETGEITNRRELEENLLVFPGSGYHFGMDSHQYFGFLFDDGDYDLHDTDLRSVDALNFEDRKPYSQRLESAVEETGQNEAVQAATGSVGGHPVSMAGMDFSFIGGSMGSVVGETVARAIKRAYTEGMPLITIAQSGGARMMEGALSLMQMAKTSAHLTRLDEAGLPFISILTHPTTGGVTASFAMLGDIHIAEPDALIGFAGPRVIRETIGSDLPEGFQKSEFLQEHGFVDMIVDRRRLRRRIIRLLNLLME
- a CDS encoding DUF411 domain-containing protein → MASFASYQTHLKAFGIGIVLAALGVGAYLQFGPSASAGLPTVTVYKSPSCQCCSEWVAHMKEEGFEVEVQSKLRMKPVKKQVGLPASLAACHTSVVGNYVVEGHVPAQEVKQLLREQPDVRGLSVPGMPVGSPGMERGNRVEPYEVVTFTPSGETTVFAQYGQ
- a CDS encoding FG-GAP repeat domain-containing protein, coding for MPHARAFLVGLIGIFLVGCAGSSQSVSPDASSASFPDDYQRVVAPSIEVADTDGALISNPFYGGFNAPRPQFVDIDGDEDSDLFVQERPGQLAFFEHVTEGDSSRLVWRTDHYRDLQIGEWYRFADLDQDGVPDLLTEEPYSHLRAYRNVGSATAPTFELYADTLRTVEGEPIFSDRQNIPNVTDLGCNGRLDLFLGRLDGTITRYESVDGTEGMPQFAHVTDEFEGIRIVGGTGQKGPSLHGANTLTFADVDGDGDSDLFWGDFFEPGLLLIENTGTCGNPVLSGQPERFPSSNPLLTSGYNAPAFTDWSGNGRPDLFVGVLGGSSGSNSSLADNFYFYEHTADGYQLRTRQFAGGIDVGSESTVALGDIQGDGQTDVLVANKIDPTQGETSLVYPLTPTGDDGPPRLRKRSPLDLPDAYRYAPALADLNGDGTDDLILGTWQGALSYHENQGDGTFDAVDGALEGLSGGSNVVPALGDVTDNGAPDLVLGTASGTLTLHRNTGGEASPNFASEGVTLAELNGRAAPTLHDATGDGRLDLLVGTKTGLVLLRNQGGTDGLKFGPPTSVNLDGIPRNATPAWGDLDGDRRTDLVVGGKRGGLVLFQPSSATE